In Scylla paramamosain isolate STU-SP2022 chromosome 30, ASM3559412v1, whole genome shotgun sequence, the following are encoded in one genomic region:
- the LOC135116204 gene encoding uncharacterized protein LOC135116204, whose amino-acid sequence MASTLDTQEFWREFIQLYRDFPALWKVKSDEYKNRSLKSECYVKLIDKIREIDLNATRATVTKKINSLRSNYRRELKKVMNSVKSGAGSDDVYKPSLWYFDELAFLRDQELQQEGVSSLDDGEQDGNEGSIDHTEPSTSATESQEVYSHTSKRTKKCDMESKRYEALSLACAHLQQSNDSIDTLARSWAQEFRNVTAEQQIYARKAINDILFEARLGTLHRHSVKINENADVHTRSSTPFCDLSSETNSNTSGLSTTQGNIATNADVEGVRVYRTVADLLSDPHDSL is encoded by the exons ATGGCGAGCACACTGGACACTCAGGAATTTTGGAGGGAGTTCATCCAACTATACAGAGATTTTCCTGCTTTGTGGAAAGTAAAAAGTGACGAGTACAAGAACAGAAGCTTAAAAAGTGAATGCTACGTGAAATTAATTGACAAAATCAGAGAAATTGACCTAAATGCCACTCGTGCCACAGtaaccaagaaaataaatagtttaCGTTCCAACTATCGTCGAGAACTGAAGAAGGTGATGAACAGTGTGAAGTCCGGTGCTGGGTCAGATGATGTTTACAAGCCTTCACTGTGGTACTTCGATGAGCTCGCATTCCTTCGCGACCAAGAATTGCAGCAAGAAGGAGTGTCAAGTCTGGATGATGGGGAACAAGATGGTAATGAGGGATCAATAGATCATACT GAGCCGTCCACATCTGCCACAGAGTCACAGGAGGTATATTCTCATACCtcaaagaggacaaagaaatgTGACATGGAAAGTAAACGTTACGAAGCACTTTCCCTTGCTTGTGCACATCTTCAACAGAGTAACGACTCCATTGATACACTAGCAAGGAGCTGGGCTCAAGAATTCCGGAATGTGACTGCAGAACAGCAAATATACGCAAGGAAGGCTATTAATGATATTCTCTTTGAGGCTCGTTTAGGCACATTGCACAGACATAGcgtgaaaattaatgaaaatgctGATGTTCACACTAGATCTTCCACGCCTTTTTGTGATCTTTCATCCGAGACCAATTCAAATACCAGTGGACTTAGCACTACTCAGGGGAATATTGCCACTAATGCAGATGTGGAAGGAGTGCGTGTTTACAGAACGGTGGCAGACCTTCTTAGTGATCCCCATGACAGCTTATAA